A region from the Pseudomonas sp. KU26590 genome encodes:
- a CDS encoding phosphatase PAP2 family protein — translation MPNERSRFYAWNLGLPIAIALAIFVVFDLTSLDEVISNWLYYPNHEFPFGHSRLFENLTHRWPRIIPDLTGEAAIIGSILSFLWPLLKPGRHDRLIRLLETLRIAPVLRFAARHRRDFLFIVVSFAIITGMIHFFKSHTSIYCPVETTLYGGTMEKKEWFENFSLFHEAGPGRCWPGGHASGGFTMVALYFVARRYQWRHARAILYASMVLGAIYGTTRVLQGWHFMSHTFWAGVIVWISALLTALAFYGWRQLAPSPAQGHMPGATQAGGVQTQQSH, via the coding sequence GTGCCAAACGAACGATCAAGATTTTACGCGTGGAACCTGGGTTTGCCGATCGCCATTGCGCTGGCGATCTTCGTAGTCTTTGACCTCACGTCACTGGACGAGGTCATCAGCAACTGGCTGTATTACCCAAACCATGAATTCCCGTTCGGCCACAGTCGCCTGTTCGAAAACCTGACCCACCGCTGGCCGCGAATTATTCCCGATCTCACGGGAGAAGCCGCGATCATCGGATCAATCCTGTCGTTCCTCTGGCCGCTGTTAAAACCAGGGCGGCACGACCGGCTTATCAGGTTGCTGGAGACACTGCGCATTGCCCCGGTGCTGCGTTTCGCCGCTCGCCACCGGCGGGACTTCCTGTTCATCGTGGTGTCGTTCGCAATCATCACCGGCATGATCCATTTTTTTAAAAGCCACACCAGCATCTACTGCCCGGTCGAAACCACGCTGTACGGCGGGACGATGGAGAAAAAAGAATGGTTCGAGAATTTCAGCCTGTTCCATGAAGCCGGCCCCGGTCGTTGCTGGCCGGGCGGACATGCGTCGGGCGGCTTCACCATGGTCGCGCTGTACTTCGTTGCGCGCCGCTACCAATGGCGCCATGCACGGGCGATCCTCTACGCGTCGATGGTCCTGGGTGCGATTTACGGCACCACCCGCGTCCTGCAGGGCTGGCATTTCATGTCGCACACCTTCTGGGCCGGCGTGATTGTGTGGATCAGCGCACTGCTCACTGCCCTCGCCTTTTATGGTTGGCGGCAGCTTGCGCCCTCGCCCGCCCAGGGGCACATGCCCG